The DNA segment TTATTATAAAACTGACTGGTCAGTCATAATGAATAAAAAAAAATTAATATTAACAGTAGCAGAAAAAATAATAAGTGAAAAGGGGTATTCAAATACAACAATTGAGGAAATTACAAAAAGAGCAAAAATCGGAAAAGGAACATTTTATAATTATTTTAAAAACAAAGAAGAACTTTTTTATTTAATAATTAAAGAAGGTCTTGATAATTTAGTAATTGAGATTAAGGACTCAATTGAAGACATTGATGATTTTTTTGAAAGGATAAAAATGGGAATAGAAATGTATTTAAAATATCATCAGAAACACTTTTATTTCTTTAAAATTTTGATTCAAGAAAAGCCATTTTTGAAAAATAAAAAATTTATAAATTTCTGGGAGGACTTTTTTGATAGATGGGATTTTATAAAAAAGGACTTAAAAAAACAGATAGAAAGAAATAAAATAGTAGATATTGAACCAGATGATATTCTTTATTCTCTGCTTGGAATCCTGCATGGGAATATTCATAAATGGCATATAAGTGGAAGAAAATATTGTCTTGTTGAAAAAAAAGATGCTATATTTAATGTGTTTATAAATGGAATAAGGAGGAAATAAAATGAGATACTTTTTAATTATGCTTTTGTGTTTTCCATGTTTTGTTTTTTCTGAGAACTTTTTTACTCTTCCAGATGCAATAAAAGTTGCAATTAACAATAATCTTGAAATAAAAATTTCAGAAGATAAAATAGAGCAGGCATATTATAAAAAAGAAGAAGTAAAAACATATTTTTTCCCAAAATTTACTTCATCGTTTGCCTATACATATTCAGGAGATAGTGAAAAATTTAGGACAGATGATAATTTATATAATCTTTCATTATCATTATCTCAACCAATTTATACTGGAAAAAGAATTAAAGAGACATATGAGATATCAAAAGAAAACCTTGATAATGCAAAATTGGAGTATAATGTTCAACTTCAGAATTTAATTTTTAATGTTAAAAAAGGGTATTTTTCTATATTACAGGCAAATAAATTTTTAAAAACAAGTGAGAGATATAAACAAATGTTAGAAAAACATATGGATGATGCAAAAAAATTATTTGAACAGGGACTTGTAACAAATCTTGATATTTTAAGAACAGAGGTCTCTGTAAAAAATGCAGAAACACAAATAATCCAGGCAGAAAATTTAATCAAAATTTCAAAATCAAATTTTAATTATATCTTGAATAATCCAATAGATAATGAATTTGAAGTTGAAGATGTACTTGAAATAAAAGGAGATAAAAGGGATTATGAATACTGGAAAACACTGGCATTAGAAAACAGACCTGAAATTAAGAGTATGGAAAAACTTTTATCAATTTATAATAGAGCAATAAATGTAGAAAGGAGTAATTTATATCCGCAGGTCTATCTTTTTTACAATTATAATACTGATAGAGGAATACAGGTATCTCCAAATAGTTGGAATCCAAACTGGAATACTGGAATTGCTCTTACTCTTGATATATGGAACTGGGGAGAAACAAAAGATAAAGTAAAGCAAGCAGAAAGTGAAAAAAAACAAGTAGAAAAACAACTTGAAATTACAAAAAAATCAATTGAATTAGAAGTTAAAAACTGTTATTTGAACTTACTTGCTAATGAAAAAAGTATTGAAGAGCGACTTAAACAAATGGAAACAGCAGAAGAAAACTTAAGAGTTGCAAACCTCCTGTACCAGGAAGGGATGGCAACAACAACAGAGGTAATTGAAGCAGCAACTTCTTTGACAGAAGCGACAAATAATTATTCTCAGGCATTATATGATTATCACATTTCTTTTGCTGAACTTGAAAAGGCAAGTGGGAAAGGAGTGGAATAATGAAAAAGAAAATTTTACTTATTTGTATTTTAATTCTTTTTGTTATTGGATTGGGTAATGCAATTGTAAAAAATATAAAGAAAAGAAGAGGTAATGAAGTAAAGGAAGAAGTAGTTAAAATTCCTGTTAAAGTAATGCAGGTAAAAAGAGGAGATGTCAGGGAAGTTGTTTCTGCTTCCGGGGATATTCAGCCATGGTCTCAGGTTACAGTTTTTTCAAAAGTTACAGGACAAGTAGAAAAATTATTTGTTGATAAAGGGTATTATGTTAAGAAAGGTGGACTAATTGCCCAGGTTGACTATAGAAATAATGCTTTAGCAGTAAAACAAATAGAAAATCAATTATCAGCAGCAAGAATAAATTATGAGAATTTAAAGAAGGATTATGAAAGAATGAAGGACTTATTTAACCAAAAAGTTATATCTGAAAAGAAATTGGATGATACAAGAACTGCATGTGAATCCGCCTATCACGAAGTTGAAAGTTTAGAAGCACAACTTGAACTTGCAAAAATAAAATTAGGAGATACAAGAATTACCTCTCCTATAAATGGTGTAGTAGCAGAAAAATTTATTGATGAAGGAGAAATTATAACTGAAGCATCCATGTCAAAAAGTGCTCCTATTGTAACTATCGTTGATATTGATACAGTAAAAATTGTTGTTAATGTTGGAGAAAAAAAAATAAGTAAAGTAAAAAAAGGTCAGTCAGTTGAAGTAAAAGTAGATGCTTATCCTGACAAATTGTTTATAGGTAAAGTTTATAATATTTCACCAATTACAGACCCACAAACAAGAACAACAGAAGTTGAAATTTCTGTTAAAAATCAAAATTATCTTTTAAAACCAGGGATGTTTGCAAGAACAAATATTATTATTACTTCTCATAAAAATGTTATAGTTATTCCTTTTGATGCAATCGTTGAAAGAGAAGGTAAAAAATGTGTTTTTGTTGTAGAGGGTAATTATGCAAAAATGAAAGAAATAGATACTGGATTACAGGAAGTAGACAAAATAGAAGTTACATCCGGATTGACAGAAAATGAAAATTTAATTATTGAAGGGCAAAATACAGTAAAAGATGGAATTGAAGTTATGTTGGTAGAGTAAGCAAAAGCGTAAAGTGTAAAGTGTAAATTAGGGGAGAATAAAAATGAGTATACCAGAAATAGGAGTTAAAAGGCCAGTTACTACTGCTATGATTTTTATAGGTATTCTTATACTTGGCGGTGTTTCTTTGACGCGTTTAGGTCTGGATTTATTACCTGATATTGAAATTCCTTCAATTATGGTTCTTACGACTTACGAAGGAGCAGGGCCTGAAGAAGTAGAAGAAAGAATTACTCGTGTTGCAGAAGAACAACTTGCAACTGTTGATAATCTTGATAAAATTGAGGCATTTTCACAAGAGGGTATGTCAGGTATTACATTAAGATTTAATTGGGGAACAAATTTAGACAATGCAGTCAATGATATAAGGGATAAACTTGACCTTGTTAAGCCAATGCTTCCTGATGAAGCAGATGACCCAATAATTTATAAATTCGATGTTTCTATGATGCCTATATTGGTATATGGAGTAAGTGCTGACCAAACATACCCACGACTTAAAAAACTTCTTGAAGATAATGTTTGTATTCCATTAGAAAGTGTTACAGGGGTTGCGAGTGCAGTTGTTCGAGGTGGACTTGAAAGGGCTATATTGGTTGAATTAGATGCTGAAAGATTGAAGGCATATAACATTTCTATAGCACAGGTGGAAAATGCCATAGTAGCAGCAAACTTATCTACACCAGGTGGACATATAAAAGAGGGTAAATTTGATTATATTGTCAGGGTCCCTGAAGAAATTAAAATAAAAGAAATAGAAGATGTTGCAATAGGTGTTTATAATGGAATTCCAATAAAAATTAAAGATATAGCAGAAGTTAAAGATAGTTTTAAAGAAATAACACAGGAAACACATGTAAATAGGCGGTCTGGAATGACTATAATGATTCAAAAAGAGTCAGATGCAAATACAGTAAATACATGCAGGGCTGTATTTAAAAAACTGGAAGCATTAAAAGAAACATTACCTTCTGATGTAAAATTTTCTCTTGTAAGTGATTCATCAGACCAGATTGTAAAATCAATAAATAATTTAAAAAATTCTCTTATAAGTGGTGGAATACTTGTTATACTTGTTATTTTTTTATTTTTGGGCAATATCCGTTCTTCACTTATTATTGCATGTGCTATCCCAATTTCTCTTATTATTACATTTGTTTTTTTGTATATGGCTGGTTATACAATAAATATTATTTCTCTATCTGCTTTAGCAATTGCTATAGGAATGGTAGTAGATGCATCAATTGTTGTTCATGAAAATATTCACCGTCATTTAGAAAATGGTGAAGAAGTCATAAATTCATGTATTGTTGGTGGTAATGAAGTAGCAGGTTCTATATCTGCTTCTGTTTTATGTATGGTAGCAATATTTTTGCCTATAATGTTCACAGGTGGTCTTACTGCTATTTTCTTTGGTCAACTTGCCTTTGTTTGTTCAGCAGCACTTATTGCTTCTCTATTTAATGCGCTTATGCTTATTCCAATGCTTTCATCTAAATTACTTTCTATACCACAAAAGGAAGATACAAATGGAAAGAAAAAAGGAATTTTGGATAAAATAACTTCTTTTGCTGAGGTATGGTTTAAAAAATTGGATAATGCTTATGGAGACCTATTAAGATGGTGTTTAAGGAATAGAAAAAAAGTTGTATTTGGTAGTGCAACTTTACTTTTTTTAAGTTTACTTCTTGTCAAATTTATTGGAACTGAATTTATTCCTGAAATGGATGAAGGAAGGGTAGCGTTTAAAATTACACTCCCGATAGGAACAAGATATGAAAAGACAGGAGAAATAACAAAAGGGGTAGAAGATATTATATATAAAAATGTCCCTGAAATTCAAACAGGTTTTTCTCGATGGGGTGAAGGTGGCGGAGGACTTTCTTCTCTATTGGGTGGAGAAGAAGGTTCTAATATAGGGAATGTAACTCTTAAACTTATTGACAAAGAAAAAAGAAATAGAACACCAAGACAAATTGCTTATGATATAAAGGATAAACTTAATGTTTTTCCTGATGCAGAAGTAAGATATAATCCTTCATCTATGTCTGCAATGATGTTTGGAGGAGCAAAACCGCTATCAGTAGAAGTGAGGGGATATGATTTTGACCAGGCAAGAACTTTATCTCATAAAGTAGAAGAGATATTGAAAAATACAAAAGGTGTAAGTGATGTAGAAATATCAAGAAAAGAAGGTAGACCAGAATTACAGGTTTTGATAGATAGAGAAAAGGCATCTACACTTGGGCTGAATGTTGCAACTATTTCTCATATGGTAGAGACATCTTTTAAAGGAAAGGTATCAACTTATTATAGAGAAAGTGGAGATGAGTATGATATTGAGGTAAAACTAAGAGAGGAAGATAGAACCAAAAAAGAGAATCTGGAAAATTTGTTTATTACACTTCCTTCTGGCAAAAAAATACATTTAACTGAAATAGCAGAAATAAGAGAAACGGCAGGTCCTTTAAAGATAGAAAGAAAGGGAAGAGAACGAATGGTAAGAGTAGAAGGAGAAATTTATGGAAGGGATTTAGGAAGTGTAGTAAATGAAATTAATGAAAAATTAGAAAAATTACAACTTCCACAGGGTTTTTCTTTTTATTTTGGTGGTGAATATGAAGAACAACAAAAAAGTTTTAGACAACTAACATTTGCTTTGATATTAGGGATAATTCTTGTATTTATGATTATGGCAGCACAATTTGAGTCCATTATTGACCCGTTTGTTATAATGTTTGCTATTCCATTTGCTCTTATTGGAGTTGTTTGGGCATTATTTTTATCAGGTAATACCATTTCTATTTTCTCTTTTATTGGTGTAATTATGATAGTAGGAATTGGCTTGGAAACAGGTATTGTTCTTATAAGTTTTATAAAGGATTTAAGAAAAGCAGGTGTTGAATTACATGAGGCAGTTGTACAGGCAGGGAAATTGCGACTGAGAGCAGTTCTTATGACAACTCTTACTACAATTTTTGGTCTTCTTCCTTTAGC comes from the bacterium genome and includes:
- a CDS encoding efflux RND transporter permease subunit, whose product is MSIPEIGVKRPVTTAMIFIGILILGGVSLTRLGLDLLPDIEIPSIMVLTTYEGAGPEEVEERITRVAEEQLATVDNLDKIEAFSQEGMSGITLRFNWGTNLDNAVNDIRDKLDLVKPMLPDEADDPIIYKFDVSMMPILVYGVSADQTYPRLKKLLEDNVCIPLESVTGVASAVVRGGLERAILVELDAERLKAYNISIAQVENAIVAANLSTPGGHIKEGKFDYIVRVPEEIKIKEIEDVAIGVYNGIPIKIKDIAEVKDSFKEITQETHVNRRSGMTIMIQKESDANTVNTCRAVFKKLEALKETLPSDVKFSLVSDSSDQIVKSINNLKNSLISGGILVILVIFLFLGNIRSSLIIACAIPISLIITFVFLYMAGYTINIISLSALAIAIGMVVDASIVVHENIHRHLENGEEVINSCIVGGNEVAGSISASVLCMVAIFLPIMFTGGLTAIFFGQLAFVCSAALIASLFNALMLIPMLSSKLLSIPQKEDTNGKKKGILDKITSFAEVWFKKLDNAYGDLLRWCLRNRKKVVFGSATLLFLSLLLVKFIGTEFIPEMDEGRVAFKITLPIGTRYEKTGEITKGVEDIIYKNVPEIQTGFSRWGEGGGGLSSLLGGEEGSNIGNVTLKLIDKEKRNRTPRQIAYDIKDKLNVFPDAEVRYNPSSMSAMMFGGAKPLSVEVRGYDFDQARTLSHKVEEILKNTKGVSDVEISRKEGRPELQVLIDREKASTLGLNVATISHMVETSFKGKVSTYYRESGDEYDIEVKLREEDRTKKENLENLFITLPSGKKIHLTEIAEIRETAGPLKIERKGRERMVRVEGEIYGRDLGSVVNEINEKLEKLQLPQGFSFYFGGEYEEQQKSFRQLTFALILGIILVFMIMAAQFESIIDPFVIMFAIPFALIGVVWALFLSGNTISIFSFIGVIMIVGIGLETGIVLISFIKDLRKAGVELHEAVVQAGKLRLRAVLMTTLTTIFGLLPLALSKGEGAEMWVPLGWSLIGGLLVSFLLTLFFVPILYTIYEEKILQRGKKKA
- a CDS encoding TolC family protein; translated protein: MRYFLIMLLCFPCFVFSENFFTLPDAIKVAINNNLEIKISEDKIEQAYYKKEEVKTYFFPKFTSSFAYTYSGDSEKFRTDDNLYNLSLSLSQPIYTGKRIKETYEISKENLDNAKLEYNVQLQNLIFNVKKGYFSILQANKFLKTSERYKQMLEKHMDDAKKLFEQGLVTNLDILRTEVSVKNAETQIIQAENLIKISKSNFNYILNNPIDNEFEVEDVLEIKGDKRDYEYWKTLALENRPEIKSMEKLLSIYNRAINVERSNLYPQVYLFYNYNTDRGIQVSPNSWNPNWNTGIALTLDIWNWGETKDKVKQAESEKKQVEKQLEITKKSIELEVKNCYLNLLANEKSIEERLKQMETAEENLRVANLLYQEGMATTTEVIEAATSLTEATNNYSQALYDYHISFAELEKASGKGVE
- a CDS encoding efflux RND transporter periplasmic adaptor subunit: MKKKILLICILILFVIGLGNAIVKNIKKRRGNEVKEEVVKIPVKVMQVKRGDVREVVSASGDIQPWSQVTVFSKVTGQVEKLFVDKGYYVKKGGLIAQVDYRNNALAVKQIENQLSAARINYENLKKDYERMKDLFNQKVISEKKLDDTRTACESAYHEVESLEAQLELAKIKLGDTRITSPINGVVAEKFIDEGEIITEASMSKSAPIVTIVDIDTVKIVVNVGEKKISKVKKGQSVEVKVDAYPDKLFIGKVYNISPITDPQTRTTEVEISVKNQNYLLKPGMFARTNIIITSHKNVIVIPFDAIVEREGKKCVFVVEGNYAKMKEIDTGLQEVDKIEVTSGLTENENLIIEGQNTVKDGIEVMLVE
- a CDS encoding TetR/AcrR family transcriptional regulator, producing YYKTDWSVIMNKKKLILTVAEKIISEKGYSNTTIEEITKRAKIGKGTFYNYFKNKEELFYLIIKEGLDNLVIEIKDSIEDIDDFFERIKMGIEMYLKYHQKHFYFFKILIQEKPFLKNKKFINFWEDFFDRWDFIKKDLKKQIERNKIVDIEPDDILYSLLGILHGNIHKWHISGRKYCLVEKKDAIFNVFINGIRRK